The following coding sequences are from one Panicum hallii strain FIL2 chromosome 5, PHallii_v3.1, whole genome shotgun sequence window:
- the LOC112893980 gene encoding NDR1/HIN1-like protein 13 yields the protein MGDRAYAPASKPIPVRATNGTANGGAGGPPRPAPPSMLPGGRVPPPPMYRPKPAQSRPPPRRPRRSARGWCCACCLWLTLVLVGLVFLGAIAAGVFYVVYRPQPPSFAVTSLRLAALNVSDSDALTSRIDFTVTARNPNDKIAFAYGDMAASFSADGAPLGDGVVPGFLHAAGNTTVIRGAASATAATIDPVQAAALRSKKSHAMSAEMDAKVGFQIGRFKSKRINVRVVCAGFSAGLAKPTPPPAPAPAPDAEPTVVVAAAPAPARGRGRGRGRPPRSVVRTSSSSSSSSSSGSGGGKMTPTDAKCKVRIKIWIWSF from the coding sequence ATGGGCGACCGCGCGTACGCGCCGGCCTCGAAGCCGATCCCCGTGCGCGCTACCAACGGCACGGCgaacggcggcgccggcgggccgccccggcccgcgccgccgtccaTGCTGCCCGGCGGCCGGGTTCCTCCTCCGCCGATGTACCGGCCGAAGCCCGCGCAGTCTCGCCCCCCTCCTCGGCGTCCCCGTcggagcgcgcgcgggtggTGCTGCGCGTGCTGCCTGTGGCTGACGCTGGTGCTGGTGGGCCTGGTGTTCCTGGGCGCCATCGCGGCGGGGGTGTTCTACGTGGTGTACCGCCCGCAGCCGCCCAGCTTCGCGGTGACCTCGctgcggctggcggcgctgaaCGTGTCCGACTCCGACGCGCTCACCTCCCGCATCGACTTCACGGTGACGGCGCGCAACCCGAACGACAAGATCGCGTTCGCGTACGGTGACATGGCGGCGTCCTTCTCCGCGGACGGCGCGCCCCTGGGCGACGGCGTGGTCCCGGGGTTCCTGCACGCGGCGGGGAACACGACCGTCATACGCGGCGCCGCGTCCGCCACCGCGGCCACCATCGACCCCGTGCAGGCGGCCGCGCTCAGATCCAAGAAGTCCCACGCCATGTCCGCGGAGATGGACGCCAAGGTGGGGTTCCAGATCGGGCGGTTCAAGTCGAAGCGCATCAACGTCCGCGTCGTCTGCGCGGGGTTCTCCGCGGGTCTCGCCAAGCccaccccgccgcccgcgcccgctccGGCGCCGGACGCGGAGCCgaccgtcgtcgtcgccgccgcgccggcgccggcccgcgggcgcgggcgcgggcgcgggcggccccCGCGGTCCGTCGTCCGGAcgtcctcctcttcctcgtcgtcctcttcctcCGGTTCCGGCGGCGGGAAGATGACGCCGACGGACGCAAAGTGTAAGGTCCGCATCAAGATCTGGATTTGGTCGTTTTGA
- the LOC112892526 gene encoding glyoxylate/succinic semialdehyde reductase 2, chloroplastic, with translation MGSPTHLISIHLLSVPYSRVIAITRSSSKKLSRRQPAGPGKGSRLGPPPAHACPEAETEIISLLPSATNGRRDRRTWWSIPSRHTPTRTTRTSSTAAAMAAAAFLCARAAAALRPPSRGLSRRLLASRVAAASSSGEGGGGVEFQGKVGFLGLGIMGAPMASNLIKAGCDVTVWNRTKSKCDPLLSLGAKYEPSPAEVASSCDVTFAMLADPQSAAEVACGAGGAAEGLAPGKGYVDVSTVDGATSKLIEERITSTGASFLEAPVSGSKKPAEDGLLIFLTAGDESLYKRVAPLLDVMGKSRFYLGDVGNGAAMKLVVNMVMGSMMVSFSEGLLLSEKVGLDPNTLVEVISQGAISAPMFSLKGPSMVKAAYPTAFPLKHQQKDLRLALALAESVSQSIPTVAAANELYKAAKSLGLADHDFSAVIEALKAKAESSQQQ, from the exons ATGGGATCCCCCAcccacctcatctccatccatctGCTCTCCGTCCCGTATTCCCGCGTCATCGCCATCACCAGATCATCGTC GAAAAAGCTGAGCCGCCGTCAGCCAGCCGGGCCCGGCAAAGGGAGCAGGCTCGGCCCACCACCCGCGCATGCCTGCCCCGAGGCCGAGACGGAGATCATCAGCCTGCTGCCAAGTGCCACCAACGGCCGCCGAGACAGGCGCACGTGGTGGTCTATCCCCTCCCGTCACACCCCCACACGGACAACCCGCACCAGCAGCACGGCGGCAGCCATGGCCGCGGCGGCGTTCCTCTGcgccagggcggcggcggcgctgcgcccTCCCTCGCGCGGCCTgtcccgccgcctcctcgcctcCCGCGTCGCGGCGGCCTCATCCTCCGGGGAAG GCGGTGGGGGAGTGGAGTTCCAGGGGAAGGTGGGGTTCCTGGGGCTCGGGATCATGGGCGCGCCCATGGCGTCCAACCTCATCAAGGCAGG CTGCGATGTTACGGTGTGGAACAGGACCAAGAGCAAGTGCGATCCCCTCCTCAGCCTCGGTGCCAA GTACGAGCCTTCACCGGCTGAAGTCGCTTCGTCTTGCGACGTGACCTTTGCGATGCTTGCTGATCCACAAAGCGCG GCTGAGGTTGCATGCGGGGCCGGCGGAGCTGCAGAAGGGTTGGCCCCAGGGAAAGG GTATGTCGATGTGTCGACGGTTGATGGTGCTACATCCAAGCTGATCGAAGAGCGTATCACAAGTACCGGGGCATCTTTCCTCGAG GCTCCAGTTTCAGGCTCGAAAAAGCCGGCAGAAGATGGGCTGCTCATCTTTCTTACTGCAG GTGATGAATCGTTGTACAAGAGAGTGGCGCCCCTCCTTGATGTCATGGGGAAG TCAAGATTTTATCTCGGAGATGTAGGCAATGGTGCTGCTATGAAGCTCGTCGTTAACATGGTCATGGGAAG CATGATGGTTTCCTTCTCAGAAGGGTTGCTCCTGAGTGAAAAAGTTGGTTTAGACCCGAATACTCTTGTTGAG GTTATTTCACAGGGTGCTATTAGTGCTCCCATGTTCTCCCTGAAGGGCCCATCCATGGTTAAAGCTGCATATCCTACTGCCTTTCCTCTGAAGCATCAACAGAAG GATCTGAGGCTTGCGCTGGCCCTGGCGGAATCGGTGTCCCAGTCCATTCCTACTGTTGCAGCCGCCAACGAGCTATACAAGGCTGCAAAATCGCTCGGCCTCGCTGACCATGACTTCTCGGCGGTTATTGAAGCGCTCAAAGCCAAAGCGGAGAGCTCGCAGCAGCAGTAG